The genomic window ACCGCTGTCGCCTGGGCAGTTGCCTACTGGTCACTATCCCAGCCCCCAGCCCCCAGCCGAGGTGATTCCAGCCCCCCTGGCACCACAACAGCCGCCCCCTGAGCCAGCAGCACCGGTGGTGCGGCGCTCCCGCTATGCGGAAAACCGCTGGCCTCAGCAGCAGCCGGCACAGCGTGTCCAGCCTACACCGTCCGACACCATGGCCATGCCCCAGGTGCGGACCTCAGTGGCCAGTCCCGCCCTGCCCGGTGCCCAGGTGCCACCAGCGGAACCGCCGCCCTTGGTGGTTGAACTGTCCAAGACCCGGCGTCGGGGCGAGCGGGTGCAGCACGCCTCCAAGGTGGAGTTTGTGAATGAAAATGGCTGGATCTACCGGGGTTTGACCGAAGATATCAGTGTCACCGGTGTACGGGTGATGATGAAAGATCCCCTAGATGGCATTCACAGCGGCGAAACCGGCGCTTTTTTCCTCATGGAACATTCCAATGAGCGCGGTTTTCCCTGTCAGATCGTACGGGTGGATGGCGGTCAGTTGGTGTTGAACATTACCGGTGACCTCTCCCGCTACAGCCTGTTGGTGATGCAGGGAGCCTTCTCCCATTTCAATTTCTCCAATAGGGGCTAGCGCTAGGCTATGATTATTCTTTGGCCCCTAATGTGCTTGCTCTACTGTGTCAGAAGCAAAGCATTTTAAGAGGTTGGATCTGTGGATCCAGGGTGAAAAACCTGCTGTCGGAATAGGGTGTTCCCATGCAACAAGAATACAAATCTGAAGAGAAAGCCCAGCTTAATGAAGCCCTCACCCGCTGGGTGGAGCAGGAGGGTGGGGCGTGGTTTCAGAACGTGAGCAGAGAACTGACCCGTACCTATGACGAAATCGCTCAGGTCCGTGCCATTCCTGTGGATGTCAGCGGCGTTCTGAATGTGTTAGACAGCTGCCAAAAGCTGGTTGTCAGCCGTATCTGTTCAGCTATCACCGAAAGTCTGGATCTGCAGCAGGCCCCTTCAGCGGAACAGCCGGTTATCCGTAAATCCCCAGCCCCCGCTGCCAAGCCTCCGCCACCCGCGCCCCAGCCGGAACCAGCCCCCCCCAGAGCAGCCCCAGCGGCCCCAGCGGCCTCTGGAATGGTGCCGGTCTCCCACCCCCCTCAGCAGGAAGCCCCCCCCAGTGAGGATCTGTTTCCTCAGGTGGCCCAGCAGAACTTGGCGGTTCGACGCTCCTCCCGCGCCCAGTGGAGTAACCCGGTAGATTCCAAAAAGATGGTGCGCGAACCCAGACCCGATCAACCCGCGGCCCCCCAGCAGGCCGCAGCCCCCCAGCAGGCCGCAGCCCCCCAGCAGGCCGCAGCCCCCCAGCAGGCCGCGCACCCCGTCCAGCAGCAGCCGCTCCATAGGCCTCCTGCCGGGCAACCAGGATCTCAGCCAGAACCCACAGCCCAGGCCGCTGCCGGGCAGTCGCAGTTGGGGGCGGAAGAGCTGGCTATGGTGGAGATGCTCAACGGGGTGGCCGCACGTCTGCAGACCCTCTCCGGGCATGCCCAGGGACAGGCGTTGATCCACGGAATGAATAACTTGATTCAGAGCATGAGCCAACCCGGATGCCTGAACAGTCCCACCCTGCGTCAGCAGTTTATGGATATGGCTGTAGCCTTGGCCGATGCCGATGCCCATGGACTGTTGCAACAGGCGGGACTCTCCGGTGTGGAGCGTGCATTTGATCAGATGGCGCAATTTTTTCAAAGCGCGCCACCACCACCACCACCAGCCCAGCCCGCGCCCCAAGTCGATGGACGCGCCCCTGTGCTGGCCCAGGAAACGGGCGCTGGTGCCGGTGAGCAACCCTTTGCGCAAAATCTACAGAGCCACTTTAACCGTCAAGGACGCCGGGGATAACCATGTCTCAACCCACCATACGTCGATCCTCGGTCTACCGCGTGGCATCCCAAAATAAGCCACGTAAAATCCGTTATCAAAACCGCCATGAAGTGTGGGTGGAAAAGGCGGGGCAGGCACTGCTGGATCATAAACAGAAGAATATTTTTGATCAGATCGCTTTTGTTGAGTTGGATGAACAGGATACGCCAGAGCCTGTTCAAAAGGTCTCAGAGAGCGAACTGGTCCAGGAGATCCTGCCCCCCGAAGAGCCCCAGGTTGAAAGCCGTGATACCATGACCGTAGCAGTGGCCGGGCGCGATGGCATGAAGCTGGACCTCAGCGCCTTTCGCGATATTCGCGACTACGATAAAACCGTGGGACGGATTCTTGATGCCATGGCTGCCCACTTGATCTCCCGGGAAGAGGCAACCCACCTCTGCTGGCAGCTTAATCGTATGCGTCAAGCACAGTTGGAGAGCGCGTGAAACCCATGTCCATCAGCGCCGCCCGCCTGCCTTTTATCCTGCTGCTCATGCTGTGGCTGCCTCTGGCTGAGGCGGCGACCAATGCCAAGGAGAGCGGGGGGGGTGAGGAGAAACTGCAACAGACCCTGGATCTACAGATTCGCCAATCCTGGTCACGGCTCAATCAAGTGGCTCTAGGTAGCAGTACCCGCTCCGAGGCCTATCTACATGCCCTGCAGACTCTGATTCAGCTCTATATGGATGCTGAGATGAAAAATCAGGCTGAGCCGTTGATCCAGCAGGGGTTAGATATTCTCAATCGTCTCAATGGGCCTAATCATTATCGTACGCTGAAGATGCGCATTCTCATGGGTAAAGTGGACTATGCCAAGGGGCGTTATGAACGGGTCTCCGGTGCCCTGAACAGTGTATTGCAGGTTAATCGCTCGAAAAAGGTGCTTACGCGTCGTCAGATCAAGGAGGCGGAACTCTACCTCTACCTCGCCCGTCTGGGGCTGGCCCGTGAGTTAGCCAATAAAAAGGGCAAACTGGCCCGCGCCGATCAACTGCTGTTGGTATTGATTCCCAACTTTGAAAAGCTGCTGGGAACCAAAGCTCCTGAGTTTCTCGATACTGTGCGTTTGCGTGCCGAGGTGATGTTAAAACGACGCCGCTATGGTGATGCGGAGTTGCTGCTGGAACAGTGGCTGACCTTCGCCAAAAAATCCAACGATGTGAGCATGGATGAGCGGGTCCAGGTCTATCGCCTGTTTGCCGTGCTAAATGGCGAACGCCGTCAAAGTGATAAGGCGATCAAGTGGATTGACCGCGCCCATGGTGAACTGTCTAAGATTAAAGGGAAAAGAGCTTGGCAAACCCGTGTGGAGGTGATGGCCGCCCGTCACGCACTCTACCTCAGTAAGGGGCTGGTTAAGGAGAGCATGGCCATCTTGGAAAAGATGAGCGCTATGGTGGGAACCTCGCTGGGGCACCATAGCCTCAAGCATGCCCGTTTTGTTATAGGTGTCGCCGGGGTTCTGGACTATCTGAATATGGGCGATTCTGCCGCCAAGCTAAGGGAGAGTGCCGAGCAGATGGGGCAGCGTATTTTCAGTGGCGAGCCCAAATTGCAGTTCCATTGGTGGAGTTCCCTGGCCAAGGAGAAGCCCTCTACCAAACGCATCGGCAACGATGTGGCTATGGTGGTGCGTTATATGGATGGTTTGATCCTTCGTCTCTATCAGCAGTCAGAGAGCGTGATGCTGTGGCGTACCAAATATCAACAGAAGGATCCCCAGTGGGCTCCCAGCCAACCTCGTGAAATTAGCGTTAAAGAGCTGGTTTCTGTTAAGAAGCCGGAGAAAAAAAACGTCATCCAGAAGGTTAAGAGTCTGTTGAGCAACAAGGGGGAGGCCGATAAAAAAACGAGCCGCTACCCTGGTAATGGTGGTGCGGTAGGTTTTGATCCTCCTGAGCAGAGCAGCGGTTACCATGTATCTATGGGCTGCTTTTCCAGCAAATCCTTCCCTCTTAAGATCCTGCGTAAGGGGTCGAGGGAAGGGCTGAGTGTTTACATGCGCAGACTCAAGCGTTCCAATGGTGGCATGCTCTACTGTGCCGTGGCAGGACCCTATGCCAAACGACCCGGCGCCGTGCAGGCCATGGAAGCCATTGATGCCCTGCATCTGAGTAAGGATCGTGCCATCGTCTTCTATAAATAGGCAGGATTACAGTTGGGGGCGCTTGGGACGGAAACGGGTGAAGGCAAGAAAACGGGCAAACACAAATTTGAAGGCCAAACCGATCAAAGCAGAGATGCCGATTACTTTGAGGGCCTTGATCAAAAGACGCCGTCGCTCCGGATTAACCGGTTTTTGATGGGATGAGTCAACAGGCATAAAGCGATTTTAATCCAGAGAGGTCAAGAAACCGAAATAGGGTAGCATCACGCCTGTAACATGCTGTGAAAGCGTGGGTAAGCATTGGGTGAAATCGGGGCAGAAAAGAGGGCCTTCCTTATGCAAGGGAGGCCCTCTTTGTATCCATCTATGCTGGGCAGTCGGGGCTTTAAGCAGGATTGGGCTGCGCCTCTTCCTGGGCTGCTGAGGCTTCGGCTTCTTCAGGTCCGGTCTCCAGATCCGCCTCATCTTCGGCCTTATCGCGTTTCATATAGTTGTAGACGCCGATGCCCACCGCAGCCGTAACCACACCACCCAGAGCTATCGTACCCCAGACCCCAAGGCCTAGTCCTAAACCCAGCCCCCAGCCGCTGCCCGTCCAGATGCTACCCCCTGTGGCCGCTTGGGTGGCCGCAGCCGCTCCGGTGGCCACCTTGGTGGTGGCAGCCGTCCCGGTGGTGGTGGCCGCCGGTTTGGTCATGGCCACCGTTTGGGCTTTGGCCAAACCGGCCGCCTTGGGTGTGGCCGCTTTGGCCACCGCCTTGGGGGCGGTGGTAATCTTGGCCTCGCCCCCGGTTAGAGTGACACCGTTGTTGGTGCCCTCCATCAAGGTGCCGTTGGCCTCAAAAGATTTCAACGTAGTGCTCTTGCCGCCAGCCATGGTGGTGGCGGTGCCCGCACCCTCAATCTCCACAATGGGATTGGCACCAGGGGGCAGCCCCTGAAACTCAGCACCGTTGAGCATGACCTTCCCCTTAAGAATAATCGGGTCGGTGGCATCCAGTGGCGTCAGCTTCACTTTGCCCGCCCCCAGATCCTGTACCGTAAACTGCTTACCAGTCAATTTGGAGAGTTGTCCCTGTCCAATTAGCTCAGTCGTTGGCATATCAGTGGCCTCCCGCCCCGTGGTATGGCGATAAATGGGAATGGTTATCGTGCTCAATTATGCGAAATATCAACATCTTATAGACAATAACAGGGCTGAGGTCAGGATGCAACGCTGCAATTGTCTGTAAGGATTTCTTGCAAAAGATGCACCGATTGGCATGCAGCCCAGGGTGTAAATGTGTATGCTATAGATGTTGTCTCATCTGTAGTAGGGGGGGCCATGTCCAGACTATTCAGATATCTTGGTGTTGATCGTACCACCACCATGGTGGAGCTGATCTGGCAGTTTCGCAAGCGGCTGGCGCTTATTCTGCTCATCTGTCTGCTGCTCTTCTATATCTCCATAGATCATTATCTTGTATTTCATATGTTTGTGGAGCTGTTTGCCGTTGGGGTGGCGGTGGGGCTGTTCATCATCGTGTTGCAGACCTACCCCTTTTCCGGCAACAGCTTCATGCTGTTTCTGGGGATTGGCTATTTCTGGGTGGGGGGGCTGGATTTTGCCCATACACTGCTCTATAAAGGCATGCCCACAGCCCATGATCATGGCAACATGGCCACCCAGTTGTGGGTGGTAACCCGTTTGCTTGAAGCGGTGATACTGCTGGCCGCACCCTACTTCATCAGTAAAACCATCTTTTTAAAACGTACCTTCTTGCTGTTTGGAGGGCTGTCAGCCGCACTGTTCTTTGCCATCAGTCAGGGGCTGTTCCCCGATGCCTTTGTGGCGGGAGAGGGGCTGACCCTGTTCAAGGTGATGATGGAGTATCAGATCATCCTGATCCTGTTGCTGGCCATTCTCCATCTGCATAGCAAACGACACTTGATGGATGCCCATATCCTGCACTTCACCATGCTGGCTATTCTGGCCACCATGATGGCGGAACTCGCCTTTACCATCTATCAGGATCTCTATGGGGTGTTCAATCGGGTAGGGCACCTGTTTAAACTGGTTTCGTTCTGGCTGCTGTTTATCGCCATGATTGACACCATGTTAACCCGCCCCTTTAAGTGTCTCTCCCGTGCCCATGGGAGTTTTGATGCCATCCCCATCGCTACCGTGCTGGTCAACCCCAAGGGACGGATTCTTAACGCCAACCGGGTGGCCCATGACGAGCGCGGACGCCTGCGGGGCGAACTGGTAGGACGGGACAGCCATAAGGAGTTCCACCCCGCCCATCTGGAGCCAGATAACTGCCCCCTGTGCACCGCCCAACGCACCGTCACCGAACTGCTGGGCAAAGAGATAATGAATGGGGATCGGTGGATTGAGTATTCGGTCACGCCGCTGGTTAGTTCCAGCTATGGTGAAACCACCATTCTGGTCTGCAACAACATCACCGAGCAGAAGCGCCTGCAGGAGTCCCTGCAACAGTCCAACGAGGCGCTGGATCACTACGCCAAGACCATCGCCAAGCAGCTGCAGGAGCCCGTAGAGGCGATGCACAAGCATTCCAAAATCCTTACAGAACATCTGCAGCAGCGTCAGGATTGGGCGGATCAGGAGCATCTGCATGCCATGTTGGACAACATTTCTGAGCAGCGGGAGTTATTGAGAGACTTGCTGGTGTTCAGTCAGGTGGGGCAGAAGCGCTGCCAAAAGCGCCATGTGAACTGCAATATCATCATCAAAGAGGTGATGCAGGTGTTGACCAAGAACCTTGCCGAACATAAGGCGGTGTTAGACATCGGCCCCCTGCCCATGGTATGGGCCGATCCTGAAGAGGTACACCATCTGTTCTACCATCTCATCGAAAGCACCCTAGCAGCGATGGAGGGGTATGCACCGGAGTTTCGTCTCTCTGCCACCATTGAGATGGAAGAGCCCCAACGCATCTGCCGTTTCCTCTTTCATGAGCGCCACAGCGAGTGGGATAAAGGGTGTCAGAAACGTCTTCTGGAGCTGTTTTTAGCCTTGCAGAGGGATGAACCTGGCAGCGGTGTAGGGGTGGGGTTGGCGCTTTGCAAACGCATTGTGGAACAGCAGGGGGGGAAGATTGTCACCAGCTCTGATCTGGAACATGGGGTGACCGTCGCCTTCACCCTGCCCATCAAGGAGGGAGGGATGATGGAGGCGTAACAGATCAGGAGGGCAACACCTTATGACGTGTACGTTGCAGGTCTGAGGTGCCTTGGCGACGTTGCCACGCCTGATGCAGACGATACCCCAGCAGCACCGCCACCAGGGAGGCGTAGGCATAGGCCTCGCCATTCTCATGGGTGGCGGCAAAGATAAAGTGCAGTGCCACCAAAATATTCACCGCATAGGTCAGCTTGTGCAGCTTCTTCCACTGCTTGCCTCCCATCTTGCGGATGATCTGGTTGTGGGATGTGGCCGACAGTAGCACCATCATCAAAAAGGCCACCACGCCCAGCAGTACAAAGGAGCGTTTGGCCACATCATCCAGAATTTCATGCCAGTTAAATACCCACTCTAGCCATACATAAGTCAATACATGCAGTAGGGCGTAGAAAAAGGCATAGAGACCGATCATGCGTGAATACTGGGCCAGTTTTTTCACCCCCGTGATCTCATAGATGGGGCGTATGGCCAGGGAGAAGAGCAGAAAGTTAAAGGCCCAATCCCCCAAATAGCGGTTGATGAACCCCACCGGCATCTGTCCCACCGAGTTACCCGGCACATAGCCACTCATCAGCACCCGCCCCACCAGCCAGATCAGTGGCAGCAGGGAGGCCATAAAGATCATCGGTTTCAGATCAAGTTGGCGCTTACGTTTTTTGGTCTGTATCTCATGCTCAGCACTCTCATCGAAGCCATTGCGGATCAACCACACCGCATAGAGCATGAACAGCAGGTTGCCGGTGCCCATGAGCACAAAGGGAGAGCTTGGTCCCACCGCGTCAAAATAGTAACCACCACTCTGCACCAGCAGCACCAGTCCGATACCACCAGTGAGAAAAAACAGCCCCTGCAGCGGTCCCAGAATATCCTTGGGGGCCAGATCGTTGGCCAGTACCTTGGGGGCGATGAGTGCCCCCCCACTACCCATGCCGATGATGACCAGGGGGAGCAGTACAATCCACTGGAAGGGGTTGACGACCAAGGCCAACATGACAAAGCCCAGCCCTGACAGCGCCAGAGCTGCACCCAGTGCTGCAACCCGGCTGTGACGTTCCATAAAGCGGACCCATACTGGAATGGAGAGCAGGGTAGAGATCCCCACCACCCCCATCAAGGCAGCGGCATGGGCGGTGGCATAGAGGCGCGTCTCCCCCACCACATCAGCCATGGAATTGAGCCACAGGGAGAGAAACAGGCTCACCACAATCATGTCCGCACGGGTGTAGAAGGAGGCAGCAAAGCAGAGCTGCATGCGCGAATCCCCTGTCACCAGCTCCCAGATGCGGTCATAGGGGCGCTCTTTCAACTCGGTGCCCGGCCCGCTGCTGCGTCGTAGATTGTAGCGGGTCAGGAGCGCTCCGGTCAGACCGATCAAAACTGGCAGCCCCAGCACCACATTGACGGTGCCGGTGTCATGGGGCATCTGCATAATGATGCTGTAGAGAATGGTGGAGCCCAGCACCATCATCATGATCACCCCCAGCATTAGCTTAGGTTTGTGATCATGTACCGAGACATCTCCCATCCAGGTGGTGGTCTCCAGCTGCACGGTGTTGGTGCCGATGGATATCAGGGTGCGCATGAGATAGTAAAAGGCCAATCCCCCCACCCCCATGGCCAGTTGCAGACGGCCACTCCAGGGGGCCAGCAGAGAGCCGACCAAAATGAATAAAAACCCAAAAAAGATCAGCTGTGCCCGGCCACTACGGCCATAGCGGAAACCGGTATAGGCGACGATAAACAGGCTGATCATCTCGGTGACCACCGTCAGGTGGGCGTTGATGGTGCCCGCTTTTTCAAAGGGGATCTTTAGTACCTCATCCAGAAACAGAGGCTGCATACCCACCGCCAGAGCGATGGCCAGGGTGCTCATCACCGACAGCAGATAGAGGGTGTGTTCAGTACGGAAACGATGGGGGAGGGAGATCATGGGCTACTCCTCATCCATTTCTTCACCGTCGGCCCAGATCCAGGCACCCACCAGGTGGTTGTTACGAATCATACAGAACTCACCGTTCACAGAGAGGGTTCCGGCATAGCGTAGACTGCCAGGGGCGACCCCCATCTCTTTATAGGCTGTACCTTTCACAAAGGTGCCGGGCATGGGCATGCACCCCTCCTCACGCAGAAACCAGCTGGGGGCTACATTGATCCACTGGGGGGTGTTGATGTTGTCATGCACCAGAATATGCAGATTCTCCCGCCCTGAACGTGGGGTCTTGTCCACCACCCGCAGCACTTTGCCCTGAAAACGCAGTGGCCTGAAACGCTCGTGCCACTCGGGATCCATAAAAGCAGTATCCGTAGATTGGGGCAGGGGGGGCAGGGGGCCGTTCCAGGCGACAGTTAGCGCTTGTGCTCCCCCTGGATTGGGCTTGGCCATCTTACCTGCTGCCCCGTTGGCCGGGGTTAAGATATGGCAACTGGTGCAGACCCGTTTGCTGCGCCCATCGTTGTGGGTGGCCGGTGCAGGCTGGCCCTGGCGGATGGGCGGGGTGGCCTGTTTGCGGCCCTGCTGCAGCATCTGTAGCTGGCTGGGCTCCAGAACCGCATGGCAACTGGAGCAGACCCGTTTATCACGGCCACCCTTATGGTTGGCTGGGGCCGGTTCACCACGGGCGATGGGGGGAACCCCGTTCTGGGCTGATGTTCCAGCCGTTTTGGCAAACTGGTGGCAGCTTGAGCAGACCCGTTTGTCGCGGCCATCATTATGGGTGGCTGGGGCTGGCGCGCCACGGGCGATGGGGGGCGTGCCCCCGCCTGCCAACTTACCACCCTTTTTCTTGATGATCTCATGACAGCTGGAACAGACCATCTTCTCCCGTCCATCCCGGTGGGGAGCGGGCATGCCTGCGGCAACCGGCGGGGCCTGATCATAGGCGTGATCTTCCCACGGATCATCCCGCACCACGGAGAGCAGGAAAAAAGCCAAGCTGAAGACAATCGCTACAGCCATGATCCATTCAGCAACTTTCATACGTAAAACAGATCCGTGGTTAACCAGAGGTCGGCATGTAATTGAGGATAGGCCCTAGAGTTGGGGCTGTACCCCAAATCAACGCTTAAGAATACGCTACTCTGAGAGGGATAAAAAGCATTGGTTCCCAATCGAGGATAAAAAGGGCAAAAGGATGGACATTTGGCTTGCCCACTAAAAAAGGGCCATGCATAAGTATGGCCCTTTTAAAACCTAGTAAACAGAGCTGGTTAAGCTGGGGCTGCTGCTTCAGCAGCTTCGGGCTCCTCAGGGGCGTCCTCCACCACTTCGGCCTCAGCCGCGACAGGCTCTTCGGCTGCCACGGCCTCAACAACCTCGGCCTCTTCAGCCACGGCACCTTCATCGGCGGCCAGTTCACCTTCCAGCGCAGCCTCAGCCGCCTCGGCTTCCGCTTGCTTCTCTTTATACTTTTTGTAGGCCAGCCAGCTGCCGTAGCCGGACCCCACCAGCGCTGCACCCAACAAAACCGGACCTGCAGCACCCAGCCCCAGACCCAGACCCAGACTCATGCCGCCACCGTTCCAGATGGTGCCGGAAACCGCCGTGCCGGTTGCTGCCGTGGCCGTTGCGGGATCAAGGGGGGCCTGCATGGCCACAGTCTGCATCTTGGGCATGGTCATTTCAGGAGCAGGAGGAACCTGATCGGTACCCGCCACGGTAACAGATGCCGCTTCGCCGCTGGGCTTAAACAGCAGCCAGTTGCCTGCGGTGTTGCCGGTGGCCATGGGGGCCTTGGTAATGGTGTAGCTCTTGCCGCTCATGCCGCCCAAGTCCATGGCATTGGCATCCTGAATTTTCAGACCAACCGATGTCTGACTGCCAGCAGGGTTGAAATAGATCATGCCGTTGTTGGCGTTGACCATGTTGGGCGCTGGTACAATGGTGACCTTTTTGCCGATATATTTGGAGACCTGCATCGCTTGACGCTTGCCCTCCACCTGAACCAGGGTGGCCGGATCGGTCATCTGGGTGGCACTGACGGCTGTGGCGTTTTTAACCGGTGTCATCACCAGAAATTTGCTGGTCTTACCTGCCACCAGAGTGGGGGAGGGGTCGATAAAAACATTTTTACCGGCCAGATTGTTGGCCGCGGCCATCTGACGAGCCCCTTCGATCTTCAAGGTGATGGGGGCGGAGGTGCCGGTGTTGACCGGGGTTAGAGTGATCCACTTGGTCACCCCCATAGCACCGGTGCTACTGGGTACAACGGTGTAGGTGTTGCCAGCCATTGTGGCCACCTTGGCCATCTGCTTAGCCCCTTCGATTTTCAACATCGTCGGCTCGGTGATCATGCCCAAATCCTTATTATATTGATCTGTTTAAGCGATGGTTGCGCTGCGTGCAGAAGGTTGTTGTTCTTCTTGATCGCGATCGCAGGCCGTGGATTCTTAATACTACCAACCGTTAAAAGGCTGTATGGATCCATTGATCATCTGGCACACTATACACGTTTGTATGCCGGGTTGAACATTTTTTTTTGCAGGGATGTTTTGGATAGGCGCTTGATACTATTGAGACTGTTTCTCATTTTTTTTTACGCATTAACCGCATCCGTATGTGATGCGACGTTTGATTTTTAGGTGTAACCCTGTGTATCGTGTTTACACCATTGCGTATATCACGTCATGGTTGTGGGTATCTTTTTAGAAGTTTAATGCAGGGTTTCATGCTCAGCGGCACAGGGTGGATTGGGCATTCATGTTTAGGGGAGTTTACCATGCCAGTTAATGAGATGATGGCCAAGCTGCAAGCCGGGGAAACCTTTATAGCACCAGCACCGGGTACCGTGGAGTTTGTTGCCGCCCCCCAGGCGGCTCCTGTGGCCAAAGTTGCCGCAGCCAAAGGAGCCGGGGCCGCCATGGTGCCTGCCGCAGCTACCACCACGGCGGCTGGTGCGCAATCCATGCCGGTGGCGCTGCTGTCTGGCAAAGTGTTGGGCTTCTCCTTGGGGGCGGTCAATCCCTGGTTGCTGTTGGGCGTTGGCGCGCTGGGTGGCTACTATTACTGCAAAAAAAAGCGTTTCTCCTTTTTCTGAGTAGAGCCTAGGGCGTTGTGGGGCTGGTTGAGCGCTTGCACTGTTGGTGTAGCTGTTGGTCCTTAACATGCATGCCTCGTGGGTGGCGAACGATTATCCACCAGGAGAAGTACCATGTTGGAGCAAAAGTTGGACCCAGCCATGATGGAGAGATCCACTCCTACCATGGCTTTTAATCCCCCTAACGATGACAACCACCCCCAATGGGATGCGACCGCTATGGGCGATCAATCCCACCACGGCCATGAGCCGGGTATGCTGGATCAGGCGGACCAGGCTGTGGATCGGGTGATCGACCGTCTGGAACGGCTGTTGGGTTTTGTGGAGCGGGTTGATCTTCAAAACGAACCGTCTATCCCTGTTATGCCAGCAGCGGCAGCACTCCAGACGATGGCTGATTCCCAGACCACCGAGAAGGTTCATCCCCAGGCCCGATCCTATGGGCTGGATGCCGTCAAACGTCGCGCCTATGATGAAGCTATCGACGCTTTGGGCCATGTGTGGCACAAGGGTGGCGATCGGGATGGCGAGCTGGCCCTGAATCTGGGCTTTGCGCTGTTGAAGAAAGGGCGTATGGAAGAGGCGGCGCGGGTGTTGTCTATCCCCTTCCAGAAACAGCCGGAAGATCCCGCGTTGGCGACTCTGCTGGGCAAGGCATTGCTGTTCCAGAGCCGTTATGAGGATGCCGCCAAAGTAATGGTACCTGCAGCCCTTAAGCACGACAGCCGTTTTAATCTGCACTTCTACCTGGGGTTGGCCTTTGCTAAGTTAGAGCGTTTTGCTGATGCCCAGCGGGCGTGGCAGATTGCCGCCAAGATCCGGCCTGAAGATCGCGATACCCAGGGGTTTCTGGAAAAG from Magnetococcus sp. PR-3 includes these protein-coding regions:
- a CDS encoding tetratricopeptide repeat protein → MLEQKLDPAMMERSTPTMAFNPPNDDNHPQWDATAMGDQSHHGHEPGMLDQADQAVDRVIDRLERLLGFVERVDLQNEPSIPVMPAAAALQTMADSQTTEKVHPQARSYGLDAVKRRAYDEAIDALGHVWHKGGDRDGELALNLGFALLKKGRMEEAARVLSIPFQKQPEDPALATLLGKALLFQSRYEDAAKVMVPAALKHDSRFNLHFYLGLAFAKLERFADAQRAWQIAAKIRPEDRDTQGFLEKVEMELAAD